The region CCGAGGTTGGGGCACATGGCGTGCGCGGCGTCCCCGATCAGGACTGCGCGGCCCCGCGCCACCCGCAGCCGCGCGGGGGTGACCCACAGCTGCTGGCGCAGCACCGTCGCGGGCGCCGTCGCTGCGATCACCTCGCGGGCTCGGGCGCCGAAGGTCGCGGCATGAGACACCGCGAGGTCATGCGCCTGGGCATCGTCGAGGCGCTCGATAGCGCCGGGGTCGCCATCGGCCCACCCGGCCAGGTACCAGTTCGAGCCGCCGCCGGCGACCGGCGACAGCCCGCACAGCCAACCCCCCGACCACAACTCGACCATCTCGTCGGTCGAGACCGGCGAGACGCCGCGCAGCGCCACCAGACCGACCGGGCGGGCGTCGACCCGCCCGCCCAGCATCCGCCGCCGGACGACACTGTGGACGCCGTCCGCCCCCACGATCAAGGCGCCGGGCAGCTTCGCAGGATCGGTGACCCGAGTCGTGACGCGCTCGACGGAGGCGGGGACCGCCGCGTCAAGGGCGGCCAGCAGCCGCGGCCGGGTGATGAGCTGCGGCTGCTGCGCCGTTG is a window of Blastococcus sp. Marseille-P5729 DNA encoding:
- a CDS encoding NAD(P)/FAD-dependent oxidoreductase; protein product: MDTISVVGGGIAGLALVAALDPGRFRVVLHEQSPDRPPAGTALAMWPEVMAALERIGAASDVLRDSLLIERLQVADGAHRPIMTTTAQQPQLITRPRLLAALDAAVPASVERVTTRVTDPAKLPGALIVGADGVHSVVRRRMLGGRVDARPVGLVALRGVSPVSTDEMVELWSGGWLCGLSPVAGGGSNWYLAGWADGDPGAIERLDDAQAHDLAVSHAATFGARAREVIAATAPATVLRQQLWVTPARLRVARGRAVLIGDAAHAMCPNLGRGACESILDAVSLGTAINERGISGGVRRYRRERVVRAQGVKAASRAVLALSTVRRGGELRNRVLRALPVR